The Nitrospira sp. sequence GTGAAGGGTGGCTCTCTGACAATCGTCATTTACTTTATGAGCAAGAGAATGGTTGCCGCTTGACGCCCAACGGGTAACGCTTTATCGTCGCGTGCATGAGCATAGACGAGACTCTTTTTCTGGCGATCAACGGCTTGGCGGGCCGATCACCGGCTGCCGATCACTTCTTTCTCCAACTGGGACACCGGAGCCTGCTCTATGTGCCCGGGGCCTGCGCTATCGCATATTGGATATGGAGCAACCGGCGAGAGGCATTGTTAGGCGGACCGGTTCTGGCCGGCGCGGTGGGACTCGCTGATTTTATCGGTGGACAGCTCAAATGGGTCTTTGAGCGTGTCAGGCCATGCCGGGCAGTTTCCGAGGCCGTCAAAATCGAGCCGAGCGGCTGCGGAGGATTATTCAGTTTTCCGTCGAACCATGCGATCAACACGGCGGCCGCCGCGGCGTTCCTGCAAACCCTCTATCCGAGATCCGGTTGGGTCACCTGGCCGATCGTGGGACTCGTCGGATTCGCCCGCGTATATATCGGCGCGCATTATGTGACTGATGTGCTCGGCGGATGGGCGATCGGAGGACTTCTTGGTGCAGGAGCAGCATTCGTCCTGCTTCGCTGGCCACGATTCAGAAAGAAGTTAGGATCGGTGGCCGTGCCGGTAGGGGAAGCGCACGTAAGGCCGTAAAGGATTCTGCGGACTATGTCGGCTGCTCCACCGTCGCCAAAAGATCCGCTCGCAGACGATCGATATCATATCCTCGGCCGATCAATACCAGGGCCGGATCCGGTTCATCCAACAAGGTGAGCGGCGCAATTGTCGCCTGCCCAGGCGGCGCATACTGGAATTCCTGCAGCTCCGGTTCATTCGCAAATCGGAAGTAGCCTTTCGCCCGTTCCAGTTCCTTCGGAAGAGTTTTAATCCACGCCAAGAAGTGCCGGCGAATGAGCGGACCCGGTAGTGGAACTGTGGTCGCGATCGGATGGTAAGCCGCCCGTTGAAGGGAACTCGCTCGTGACTTGCTGAAGAGTACATTGGTGGGCACCGCCTGTTTCGCCGATGGATGGGGCGTCAGAAGGGCTGCGGCATCGAGTCGCGCATGGGACGTTTCCCAGAGGCGGGCATAGGGATTTTGTTCGAGAATGGTGTCGCGGAACCTTTCCCAGTGGCCAGGAACGTAGAGGTCCCGCTTGTTCAAGATCAGTTCGTCGGCACAACGGATCGCTTGGGTCGTCACATAGGCGCTGGAATGGCTTTCTTCCGTCGAGACAGGATGGAGGAGAGCAATCACCCGTTCAAGCGCAGCCAGCCGCGCCGTATAAGCATCAGTTACCGCGTCGATCACTTCGGCGGGATCGGCGAGCCCGGAACATTCCAGGATCAGAACATTCGATCCATGATCGCGCACCAGTTGCGCGATTCCCCAAGACAGGTCCTCTTTCGTGTCGCAACAGACGCAGCCTCCGGCCAGGTTCATGACCTGC is a genomic window containing:
- a CDS encoding GTP-binding protein, encoding MASLPVPFYILCGSLGAGKTTLLMRLLEYWKAQGRRTGVLMNEAGAVSIDGPRAGTLAEQVMNLAGGCVCCDTKEDLSWGIAQLVRDHGSNVLILECSGLADPAEVIDAVTDAYTARLAALERVIALLHPVSTEESHSSAYVTTQAIRCADELILNKRDLYVPGHWERFRDTILEQNPYARLWETSHARLDAAALLTPHPSAKQAVPTNVLFSKSRASSLQRAAYHPIATTVPLPGPLIRRHFLAWIKTLPKELERAKGYFRFANEPELQEFQYAPPGQATIAPLTLLDEPDPALVLIGRGYDIDRLRADLLATVEQPT
- a CDS encoding phosphatase PAP2 family protein encodes the protein MSIDETLFLAINGLAGRSPAADHFFLQLGHRSLLYVPGACAIAYWIWSNRREALLGGPVLAGAVGLADFIGGQLKWVFERVRPCRAVSEAVKIEPSGCGGLFSFPSNHAINTAAAAAFLQTLYPRSGWVTWPIVGLVGFARVYIGAHYVTDVLGGWAIGGLLGAGAAFVLLRWPRFRKKLGSVAVPVGEAHVRP